The Actinocorallia herbida DNA window AGGACGCCGACGCCGACGAGGTCGGGGTCGCGGTCCGGGCGGCGCACCGGGGCGAGATCCACCTGGACGCCGCCGTGGTCGGCAAGCTGACCAGGTCGCTGCGCCAGCCCGCCGAAACCGGAGCGGTCCTCACCCCGCGTGAACGCGAGATCCTGGAGCTGGTCGCCCGCGGCCACTCCAACCGCGACATCGCGAAGGCTCTGATGATCAGCGAACGGACCACCCGGACGCATGTCAGCAACATGCTGGGCAAGCTCGGCCTGGTCTCACGCACCCAGGCCGCGCTGTGGGCGATCCGTGAGGGGATCGCCCCCGGACCGTAACCAAACACTCCAATTCGGGACATTTGTCGCGGGAAGATTACGGCATTCACCTCTCGACGCGAGAGGCCCGACAGTGTCGACTAGAGGTCTCGCCGTTCCGTTCCGGAACGCGTCGGCCGGGCTGGGAGGCGGCTTGCACAGCGACGACGAGACGACCGTCCGCGTCCTCATCGCGGACGACGACCCGCGCGTGCTCGGCGCGCTGCGCGCGTTCCTGTCCAGCAGCGCCGGCTTCTCGGTCGTCGCCGCCGAGCGCGGCGCCGCCCGAGCCGTCCAGCGCGCCCGCGAGCACTCCCCCACCGTCGCCCTCGTCGACGTCCTCCTCCCGGGCGAACGCGACGGCCTCCGGCTCCTGCGCACCCTCAGCGGCGAACTCCGGATCCCCACCGTCGCCATCAGCGTCCAGAGCGAACTCTGCGCCTACGCCCTGGCCGCCGGCGCCTACCGCTTCCTCGACAAGGACAGTTCCCCCGAGGTCCTTCTAGCGACCCTGAAGGCCGCCGCCGCGCAGCGTTAGGACCTCGGGGAAAATCGGAGTGCTCAGGCGGGGGTCATGCGTTCCAAGCCTTGACCTCCTCCCCTCCCTGAAGGGAGGGGATTCTCCCCTGCTACACCGGTGAGGGTGTGAGCTTGGAGTGGGTTTCTGCTTCGTCACGCTGCGCCGGGATCACTCCCGGTCTTACCTGCGCTCCACAGGCCGAAACCGCCAGCCCGGCGGCCTTCGCGACGTTCACCGCCGCGTTGACGTCCCGGTCCAGGACCGTCCCGCAGTGCGGGCACTCCCATTCACGGACGTTCAACGGCTTCGGTCCGTCCTTGACCCCGCACATCGAGCAGACTTGCGAGGTGGCCTCGAACCGGCCGATCTTCACCACGGTCCGTCCGTACAGGGCGGCCTTGTACTCCAGCATCGTCACGAATCGCGACCATGCGGCGTCGTGCACGGATTTCGCCAGCCGGGTGCGGGCCAGGCCCTTCACCGCCAGGTCTTCCACGGCGATCGCTTGGTTGTCGCGAATCAGCAGGGTGGAGAGCCGGTGGTGGAAATCCCGGCGGGCGTCGGTGACTTTCGCGTGAGCGCGGGCGACCTTCACCCGTGCTCTCGCCCGGTTCTTCGAACCCTTCTGTTTGCGGGAGAGATCCCGCTGGGCCTTCTTCAGTTTCTTCTCGGCCCGCCGCAGGAAACGCGGGCTTTCGATCTTCGTACCGTCCGACAGAATCACGAAGTGGGTGAGTCCCAGATCCAGACCGACCACCGCATCGGTCTCCGGCAAGGGTTCCGGCGAGGCGTCGATCACGAACGACGCGAAGTACCGGCCCGCCGAATCCTTGATCACCGTGACCGACGACGGAACCGACGGCAGACGACGCGACCAGCGAACAGGCACGTCTCCGACCTTCGGCAGCCGCAACCTCCCGCCTGTCGTGATCTGCCAGCGGGCGTTGGCGGTGAACCGGACCGTCTGCCGCGTGTCCTTCCGCGACCGGTACCCAGGCGCACCCATGCGGGGGCGCTTGCCCGACAGACCATCGAAGAAGTTCCGGTAGGCGGTATCGAGGTCCCGCAACGCCTGCTGAAGAACCACCGATGAGACTTCGGCCAGCCACGAACGCTCCGGCGTGGCCTTCGCCTGGGTGATGAGCGTCCTGGACAGGTCGCCGGTCTTGGGGAACGGCAGTCCGTCCCGGCGTGCGGTCTCCCGTGCACGCAACGCGTCGTTGTAGACGACGCGCGCGCACCCGAACGCCCGAGCCAACGCCTCGCGTTGACCGACCGTCGGGTAGAGCCGGAAGTTGTACCGCAACCGCACACCCCGATCTTAACCTTGGGCCATGGACGGCCACAGCGACATCAGAACAGGCAGGCACGGTGTTTTCGTGCTTGGACAGGAATTCCCCGAACTGACCGCCCACTACTGGCGGGCGAACAAACCGTGGTCGGCTTCCTACCTCGCCGGCACTGTCGGCGGCGCGCCCCTCACCCTGCTCCGCCAGTACATCGAGCAGCAGAACCGGCCAGGTTAGAGCAGGTGCTCACCGGGGGCCTGGACGGCCCCGACCTCGCGGCGGCCCTTCACCCCCGGCCTGAAGGCCGGAGCACCGGGCCGCGTCTTGGTAGCCCGCCTCCATGAGCATCGTGCGGAGTTCGAGGCGCTTGACCTTCCAGGTGGCGGTGGTGGGGAGGTCGGTCCAGTGGGCTTGGAGGGGTTTGGCCATGGGGGGCTGGTCGGCGACGGCCTCGCGCCAGCGGGGAAGGTCCAGCGGCTTGTCGTGGCGGGTGCAGACGACCGGCTGGAGGAAGCCGTCGAGGGGGACGACGATCGCCTCGGTGAGTTCCGGCATGCGGCTGATGACGATGTCCTCGACCTTGAGGACGCTCTCCAGGAGTTCCGCGCGGTCGACCTCGCGGTCGAGCAGGTGGACGCAGCCCAGGCGGCCGCGGTGGCCGACGTCCGTCATGTCCCACCAGCCGTCGGGGGTGAAGTTGCGGCGCCAGCGGTCGTTCTGGCCGACGTAGGTGCGGGCCTGGCCGCGGGAGCGGACCTCGATCGGGCCGATGCGGCCGTCGGACTTCTCGCCGATGCGGGCCCGGGTGACGCCGGGGATCGGGTGGCCGACGCAGCGGCCCTCGGAACGGGTCCACAGCCAGCGGGAGTACGGCTTGACGGTGACGGGGCCCGTCTCGGACTGGCCGTACGCCTGGAAGTACATGGCGCGCCGCCGGTTCGAGGCGCCCAGCAGGATCTTGACCGTCCGGGGGTGGATCGCGTCGAACGTGCCGATGTAGAACTTGACCTGCGAGAGCGGGCCGTTCGGCTCCTCGGCCAGCTCCTCCCACTGGATGTAGGTGTTGGGGTGCGTCTCCACCAGGCCCGGCCGGAAGCCCTCGAACATCCGCCGGACGCTGCCCACCGAGGAGTCGGTGAGGAACGCGAACGGCAGCCCCCGTTCCAAGCCCATCGCGAGCGCCGAGTACGTGCGGGCGTGCACGAAGGAGATGCACAGCGCGTACGGCTCGCGGACCCGCAGCACCCGCGCGATCCGGCGCTGGATCGTCACGTGCGCCTGCATCCCGCTGCGG harbors:
- a CDS encoding response regulator translates to MHSDDETTVRVLIADDDPRVLGALRAFLSSSAGFSVVAAERGAARAVQRAREHSPTVALVDVLLPGERDGLRLLRTLSGELRIPTVAISVQSELCAYALAAGAYRFLDKDSSPEVLLATLKAAAAQR
- a CDS encoding RNA-guided endonuclease InsQ/TnpB family protein, with the translated sequence MRLRYNFRLYPTVGQREALARAFGCARVVYNDALRARETARRDGLPFPKTGDLSRTLITQAKATPERSWLAEVSSVVLQQALRDLDTAYRNFFDGLSGKRPRMGAPGYRSRKDTRQTVRFTANARWQITTGGRLRLPKVGDVPVRWSRRLPSVPSSVTVIKDSAGRYFASFVIDASPEPLPETDAVVGLDLGLTHFVILSDGTKIESPRFLRRAEKKLKKAQRDLSRKQKGSKNRARARVKVARAHAKVTDARRDFHHRLSTLLIRDNQAIAVEDLAVKGLARTRLAKSVHDAAWSRFVTMLEYKAALYGRTVVKIGRFEATSQVCSMCGVKDGPKPLNVREWECPHCGTVLDRDVNAAVNVAKAAGLAVSACGAQVRPGVIPAQRDEAETHSKLTPSPV
- a CDS encoding transposase translates to MLGQEFPELTAHYWRANKPWSASYLAGTVGGAPLTLLRQYIEQQNRPG
- a CDS encoding AMP-binding protein, encoding MTLTITGRDKMFHPGLMFQRAAYRYPGTAIRLDKPLDLAPELGTFLKYEDLAFLVESTAASLRAHGVLPGQKVAVYKSQNADIMLLACAIARVGAVPAMLAPALDGGTVAEMAEFLRPEHLISDAAKLIDSDLDRSTWTLAPSVLLVGRAFNGLPLLRERYGRPPAYPETEPSDVMIITHTSGTTGLPKLVAQSRSGMQAHVTIQRRIARVLRVREPYALCISFVHARTYSALAMGLERGLPFAFLTDSSVGSVRRMFEGFRPGLVETHPNTYIQWEELAEEPNGPLSQVKFYIGTFDAIHPRTVKILLGASNRRRAMYFQAYGQSETGPVTVKPYSRWLWTRSEGRCVGHPIPGVTRARIGEKSDGRIGPIEVRSRGQARTYVGQNDRWRRNFTPDGWWDMTDVGHRGRLGCVHLLDREVDRAELLESVLKVEDIVISRMPELTEAIVVPLDGFLQPVVCTRHDKPLDLPRWREAVADQPPMAKPLQAHWTDLPTTATWKVKRLELRTMLMEAGYQDAARCSGLQAGGEGPPRGRGRPGPR